One Astyanax mexicanus isolate ESR-SI-001 chromosome 3, AstMex3_surface, whole genome shotgun sequence genomic region harbors:
- the LOC111189578 gene encoding golgin subfamily A member 6-like protein 22, protein MGEREFSAESSSVCVKREAEVCGRRISLVELPALYSSQLSEEEVMRETLRCVSLCDPGVHAFLLVLPEGRLTDGDKGELEKIQMIFGTKFRQHTIVLITQSSQNKPLDQDSESLVKTYGQTYHSISSNTEAEEVIQSVRNLLKENRGSLFTAVMYAAAQIEAHLKYKRENEDLKQEISELKLSSSNQIQARQQKPDELRIVLLGKTGVGKSATANTISGTKLFKEDLSSNSVTIVCQKESTNVEIAKCITLAAPGPHVFLLVLTVGRFTPEEKEAVKTIQDLFGEEARGYTMVLFTRGDELQNKNIEEFIQTSNPYLKFLIGNCGDRFHVFNNKETRDQTQVTALLEKIDSMVTENGGSCYTNEMFQKVEKALREEQERILKDRVEKMEREKKELRAKHEAEIEKLKKIMVEERQKQDEERKIREREFREKEEQIKRESAEREQNERENYNKRREEDEKRMKEHIEHINREREENRKQLEKQREEDQRQRDQEEEDRRKKEKEEWRKKQQEEKEEFEKEKEEMIQKERANQQKLQNKYEQKAAEEEKRRIALEEKIKHSEEKKKKELQELQTAQRREWERMKQEEEERREKQEKQWRKELESKEKAWELQQNHKQQLYEQERRVESVRRAVEEKQRKQREEEEKRRIENKANEKIRRMQEEMAFQRENERKEREEEFKIELENKLKIQREIFHKLQKESEIDHREQEKIKLAYIAAKHEEEKEKLIREIEKARSEARREAEEKFCARLDQKVKEAKAEGHREGYREGEQEGLRKGFMK, encoded by the exons ATGGGTGAGAGAGAGTTCAGTGCAGAATCCAGTTCAGTGTGTGTAAAGAGGGAAGCAGAAGTATGTGGACGTCGGATCTCCCTGGTGGAGCTTCCAGCTCTCTACAGCTCTCAGCTCTCAGAGGAGGAAGTGATGCGGGAGACTCtccgctgtgtctctctctgtgatccTGGAGTTCATGCTTTTCTCCTTGTCCTCCCTGAGGGACGCCTCACTGATGGAGATAAAGGAGAACTGGAAAAGATCCAGATGATCTTTGGAACAAAATTCAGACAGCACACTATAGTCCTGATCACTCAGTCCTCTCAGAACAAACCACTAGACCAGGACAGCGAGAGTTTGGTCAAAACCTACGGACAAACTTATCATTCAATCAGCTCCAACACAGAAGCAGAAGAGGTGATTCAGAGTGTCAGAAATCTACTGAAAGAAAACAGAGGAAGTCTGTTTACAGCAGTCATGTATGCAGCTGCACAGATAGAAGCACATCTCAAATACAAGAGAGAAAATGAAGATTTGAAACAAGAAATCAGCGAACTCAAACTGAGCAGCAGCAATCAAATACAGG CTAGACAACAGAAACCAGATGAACTCAGGATTGTGCTGCTTGGGAAGACGGGTGTTGGCAAGAGTGCTACAGCAAATACCATCTCAGGAacaaaactttttaaagaagaTCTTTCTTCTAATTCAGTTACTATCGTGTGTCAGAAAGAATCAACTAACGTTGAAATTGCTAAGTGTATTACACTGGCTGCACCAGGTCCACACGTCTTTCTGCTGGTGCTGACAGTGGGACGCTTCACACCAGAGGAGAAAGAAGCAGTGAAGACGATCCAAGATCTGTTTGGTGAAGAAGCCAGAGGATACACCATGGTGCTCTTCACCAGAGGAGATGAACTGCAGAACAAGAACATCGAAGAGTTCATTCAAACTTCTAACCCATACCTAAAATTTCTCATCGGAAATTGTGGAGACAGATTCCATGTATTCAACAACAAGGAAACCAGAGACCAAACGCAGGTCACTGCTCTACTGGAGAAGATCGACTCCATGGTGACAGAGAATGGAGGGAGCTGCTACACTAATGAGATGTTCCAGAAGGTGGAGAAAGCTCTACGAGAAGAACAGGAGAGAATCCTGAAGGACAGAGTGgagaagatggagagagagaaaaaagagctaAGAGCCAAACATGAAGCTGAAATTGAGAAACTAAAAAAGATCATGGTGgaagaaagacagaaacaagatGAAGAGAGGAAAATAAGAGAAAGGGAGTttagagaaaaagaagagcagATCAAAAGAGAATCTGCAGAGAGAGAacaaaatgaaagagaaaattacaaCAAAAGACGAGAAGAGGATGAAAAAAGAATGAAGGAGCACATAGAACACattaacagagaaagagaggaaaacagaaaacagtTGGAGAAACAAAGAGAGGAAGATCAGAGACAGCGAGATCAGGAGGAAGAggacagaagaaagaaagaaaaagaagaatggaGGAAGAAACAGcaagaagagaaagaggaatttgagaaagagaaagaggagatgatacagaaagaaagagctaATCAGCAGAAGCTACAGAACAAGTATGAACAGAAGGCAgcagaggaggaaaagagaagaaTAGCTCtagaagagaaaataaaacactcagaagaaaagaagaagaaggagctaCAGGAGCTGCAGACAGCCCAGCGAAGAGAGTGGGAGAGGAtgaagcaggaggaggaggagaggagagaaaaacaggagaaacagTGGAGAAAAGAACTAGAGTCTAAAGAAAAAGCGTGGGAGCTTCAGCAAAACCACAAACAACAGCTGTATGAACAGGAGAGACGAGTAGAGAGTGTAAGAAGAGCTGTAGAAGAGAAACAGAggaaacagagagaggaagaggagaagagaaggatAGAAAATAAAGCAAATGAAAAGATTCGACGTATGCAAGAAGAAATGGCTTttcagagagaaaatgaaaggaaagaaagagaggaagaatttaaaatagaactggaaaataaactgaaaatacaGAGAGAAATTTTTCATAAATTACAAAAAGAAAGTGAAATAGATCATAGAGAACAAGAAAAGATTAAGCTGGCTTACATTGCAGCAAAGCAtgaggaagagaaggagaaatTGATCAGAGAGATTGAAAAGGCAAGAAGTGAAGCAAGAAGAGAAGCTGAAGAAAAATTCTGTGCCAGACTGGATCAAAAAGTTAAAGAAGCAAAAGCAGAAGGACACAGAGAGGGTTACAGAGAAGGAGAACAAGAGGGACTTAGGAAAGGGTTCAtgaaatga